In the Arthrobacter sp. CDRTa11 genome, CCGGGAAAAGTGGGGCCGGCCGCTGTACGGCGTCACCCAGATAGCTGCAGATCTCGGCCTGGACCGGAGCCGCGTTTCCCGGCTCACCCAGGAGCTGTGCGATCTCCGGCTGCTGGAAAGGGTGGAACGCGGGCCCTTCCGGCCGGGCGCCGCCTTTTTTACGTTGGCGGCTTCCCTTAACACCGGATGGGCCCACGAATCCAGGGCGGAACTCCAGCGGATCGAGGCGTCGCTGGGGCTGCCGGGAAAGCTCTCCGTGCTGGACGGCGCCCGGGTCATCCTGGTCCGTTCCTCCGCCGGGCACGGGGCACTGGCCGGGTCCATCCACCCGGGCATGGTGACCCCCGTCTGGTGTACGGGTTCAGGGCGGGCGCTGCTGTGGGACCACACTGCCCAGGGCATCACCGAGGTACTGGACGACGTCGAGTTCATCGGTGTGGGAGGACCCCAGGCGGCACACTCCGCAGCCGAAGTGTCAGCCCTGATGGAACGGGACCACACCCGTGGCTGCGTCTACGCCGTGGAGGAGTTCGAACACGGGGTCCATGAAATTGCCGTCCCCATCCGGAACCCGGAAGGGCGGATCGTTGCGTCGCTGTGCGTCTACGGCGGCCGCGACGGGTTCGAGGGGCGGCTGGAGGAGATCCGGACCGAGCTGGAAGAGTCTGCCCGGACATTGTCCGCCGCCTCACCAGCCCAAGGGCCGCCGTCGTCCTCCGGGACCTAGACCCTCGGCCGGCAGGCGCCGGAGCGGCAGCGGGCGTTAGCTGCCTGTGTTTTCCGTGACGGGCTGGTCCGCTTCGTTGTTGTTTGATTCGCCGCGCAGGGCGGCTTCCAGCCAACGCCCCCACTCGACGGCGGCTGCCGCGCACTCGGTGCGCCGGCCCGCCAGGCGGGTTTTCGGCCCCACCACCTGCAGTGCGGCCACCACCTCGCCGCGGAAATCGCGAACCGGGACAGCGATGGAGAACAGTCCCGGCTCGGCTTCCTCGTCGACCACCGAGTACCCGCGGGACCGCGCCTGCTCCAGCCGTCCGATAAAGTCGTCAACACTTGCAGGGGTGTTGGGCCCATGCCTGACAAACTCGGTGTTGGCAAAGACCGTGCGGACCTCCTGCTCTGAGGCGTCCCACAGCAGGGCCTGGCCGGCGTCACTGCAGTACGCCGGATAAGGCCGGCCGATCCAGGAGCCGATCATCCGGCTGGCCGCCGGAACGCGCTCGCCGATCGTGACAGTCGAATCGCCCTGCAGGACGCCCAGGAAGCACCCCTCGTTGGTTGCGGCAACAAGGCCCTCCAGGGCCGTCAACCCGTCCGTCCGCAGCCGCTGCTCGGTGATGGCCTGGGCGTCCGCGTAGAGTCCCCAATGCAGTGCGTAGGCCCGGCGCTCGCCGCGGATGAGGAAGCCCTCCTGGTCCGCCACCTTGAGCCCGCGGGAAACCTGGCTGCGGTCCCTGCCCAGGTCCGCCGCCACGTCCGCCACAGTTGCGCCCGGTTCTCCGGCCTCCTGCCGTGCAGCCACAGCGAACACAACCTTCATTCCGCGGCCCATGCTGGAGTTTTTTGGCATGCCCCCGAGTCTAGTCAACCGCCGGCGCCAACCGC is a window encoding:
- a CDS encoding IclR family transcriptional regulator, which produces MESSEASSLAQGLRIVRVVADREKWGRPLYGVTQIAADLGLDRSRVSRLTQELCDLRLLERVERGPFRPGAAFFTLAASLNTGWAHESRAELQRIEASLGLPGKLSVLDGARVILVRSSAGHGALAGSIHPGMVTPVWCTGSGRALLWDHTAQGITEVLDDVEFIGVGGPQAAHSAAEVSALMERDHTRGCVYAVEEFEHGVHEIAVPIRNPEGRIVASLCVYGGRDGFEGRLEEIRTELEESARTLSAASPAQGPPSSSGT
- a CDS encoding IclR family transcriptional regulator, with protein sequence MPKNSSMGRGMKVVFAVAARQEAGEPGATVADVAADLGRDRSQVSRGLKVADQEGFLIRGERRAYALHWGLYADAQAITEQRLRTDGLTALEGLVAATNEGCFLGVLQGDSTVTIGERVPAASRMIGSWIGRPYPAYCSDAGQALLWDASEQEVRTVFANTEFVRHGPNTPASVDDFIGRLEQARSRGYSVVDEEAEPGLFSIAVPVRDFRGEVVAALQVVGPKTRLAGRRTECAAAAVEWGRWLEAALRGESNNNEADQPVTENTGS